A genomic region of Cannabis sativa cultivar Pink pepper isolate KNU-18-1 chromosome 1, ASM2916894v1, whole genome shotgun sequence contains the following coding sequences:
- the LOC115705821 gene encoding trehalose-phosphate phosphatase A, giving the protein MDVKSNHTAPVLTDPAPLSKSRLGVHSNLFPYSPTGAAFSPSLFLTIPRKKTGVLDDVRSSSWLDAMKASSPPHRKITKDVNNESPAYDADIAYRTWMAKYPSALKSFEQITNKAKGKRIALFLDYDGTLSPIVDNPDCAFMSDAMRAAVKKVAKYFPTAIISGRSRDKVYEFVGLTELYYAGSHGMDIMSPVEQSILEDHPNCFRSSDKQGKDVNLFQPAREFLPMIQEVHKSLIENTKGIEGAKVENNKFCVSVHYRNVDEKSWNIVAQCVEDILKDYPRLRLTHGRKVLEVRPVINWDKGKAVTFLLESLGLSDCHDVLPIYVGDDRTDEDAFKVLRERNCGHGILVSNVPKETNAFYSLRDPSEVMEFLKSLVIWKKSSAL; this is encoded by the exons ATGGACGTAAAATCAAACCATACTGCTCCAGTTCTCACTGATCCTGCACCCTTAAGCAAGTCAAGACTTGGGGTACATTCAAATTTGTTTCCCTACTCACCAACAGGAGCAGCCTTTTCTCCAAGTCTTTTCCTAACTATACCTCGGAAGAAGACTGGAGTACTTGACGATGTTCGTTCTAGCTCTTGGTTGGATGCCATGAAGGCTTCATCGCCTCCTCACAGGAAGATAACAAAAGATGTCAACAACGAGTCTCCTGCGTATGATGCTGATATTGCTTACCGTACTTGGATG GCCAAATACCCTTCAGCTCTCAAATCTTTTGAGCAAATAACAAATAAGGCAAAAGGAAAGCGAATTGCATTGTTTCTTGATTATGATGGAACCCTTTCGCCAATTGTAGATAACCCTGACTGTGCTTTCATGTCTGATGCG ATGCGAGCTGCTGTGAAAAAGGTGGCAAAATATTTTCCAACAGCGATAATTAGCGGAAGAAGCCGAGATAAG GTTTACGAGTTTGTAGGACTAACAGAACTATATTATGCTGGTAGTCATGGGATGGACATCATGAGCCCTGTTGAACAATCTATACTAGAGGATCATCCAAATTGTTTTAGGTCTTCTGACAAGCAG GGCAAGGATGTTAACCTGTTCCAGCCTGCGCGCGAATTTTTACCTATGATTCAAGAG GTTCATAAATCTCTTATTGAAAATACCAAAGGAATTGAAGGAGCCAAAGTTGAAAACAATAAGTTCTGTGTGTCGGTACATTATCGTAACGTAGATGAGAAG AGTTGGAATATTGTTGCACAATGCGTAGAGGACATTCTAAAAGATTATCCTCGACTGCGCTTGACACATGGAAGAAAG GTTTTGGAGGTTAGACCAGTCATAAACTGGGATAAGGGGAAGGCTGTAACATTTTTGCTTGAGTCACTAG GGCTAAGTGACTGTCATGATGTGCTTCCAATATACGTTGGAGACGACCGCACCGATGAAGATGCATTTAAG GttttgagagagagaaattGTGGTCATGGAATTTTAGTGTCTAATGTCCCCAAAGAAACCAATGCATTTTACTCTCTAAGGGATCCATCCGAG GTTATGGAGTTTCTCAAGTCACTGGTGATATGGAAGAAATCAAGTGCCTtataa